One genomic window of Massilia sp. KIM includes the following:
- a CDS encoding beta-ketoacyl-ACP synthase III: MKPVVISGTGLFTPEQSISNDELVAAFNAYVELYNAEHAAAIAAGTVTALEPSSSGFIEKASGIKSRYVMEKEGILDPTRMTARIAERPDDEISLQAEMCVAAARDALARAGKTPADIDMVLVACSNMQRPYPAMAVEVQEALGIDGFGFDMNVACSSATFGIATAVDAIRNGRARAVLMLNPEITSGHLNFRDRDSHFIFGDACTAVVVEAAETATSAHQWEVLDSQLKTKFSNNIRNNFGFMNRFDEAGVGQPDKLFRQQGRKVFKEVCPMAAEMIATTVGNAGLEIKDISRYWLHQANLNMNLLIARTLLGRDATPEEAPVILDTYANTSSAGSIIAFHKYQDDLPAGSNGVICSFGAGYSIGCVVVRKK, from the coding sequence ATGAAACCTGTCGTCATCAGCGGCACCGGGCTGTTCACGCCCGAACAATCCATTTCCAACGACGAGCTGGTGGCGGCCTTCAACGCCTACGTCGAGCTGTACAACGCCGAGCATGCGGCCGCGATCGCGGCCGGCACGGTGACCGCGCTCGAGCCCTCGAGCAGCGGTTTCATCGAAAAGGCCTCGGGCATCAAGTCGCGCTACGTGATGGAAAAGGAAGGCATCCTCGATCCGACGCGCATGACCGCGCGCATCGCCGAGCGCCCCGACGACGAGATCTCGCTGCAGGCCGAGATGTGCGTGGCGGCCGCGCGCGACGCGCTGGCGCGCGCGGGCAAGACCCCGGCCGACATCGACATGGTGCTGGTCGCCTGCAGCAACATGCAGCGTCCCTATCCGGCGATGGCGGTCGAAGTCCAGGAAGCGCTGGGCATCGACGGCTTCGGCTTCGACATGAACGTGGCCTGCTCCTCGGCCACCTTCGGCATCGCCACCGCGGTGGACGCGATCCGCAACGGCCGCGCGCGCGCCGTGCTGATGCTGAACCCCGAGATCACCAGCGGCCACCTGAACTTCCGCGACCGCGACAGCCATTTCATCTTCGGCGACGCCTGCACCGCGGTGGTCGTGGAAGCGGCGGAGACGGCGACCAGCGCCCACCAGTGGGAAGTGCTGGACAGCCAGCTCAAGACCAAGTTCTCGAACAACATCCGCAACAACTTCGGCTTCATGAACCGCTTCGACGAGGCGGGGGTGGGCCAGCCGGACAAGCTGTTCCGCCAGCAGGGCCGCAAGGTGTTCAAGGAAGTGTGCCCGATGGCGGCCGAGATGATCGCCACCACGGTGGGCAATGCCGGGCTGGAGATCAAGGACATTTCGCGCTACTGGCTGCACCAGGCGAACCTGAACATGAACCTCCTGATTGCGCGCACCCTGCTCGGGCGCGACGCGACGCCGGAAGAGGCGCCGGTGATTCTCGACACCTACGCGAACACCTCGTCGGCGGGCTCGATCATCGCCTTCCACAAGTACCAGGACGATCTGCCGGCGGGTTCCAACGGCGTGATCTGCTCGTTCGGCGCGGGGTATTCGATTGGCTGCGTGGTGGTGCGCAAAAAGTAA
- a CDS encoding NADPH-dependent 2,4-dienoyl-CoA reductase, producing MTATAYPHLLAPLNLGFTQLKNRVIMGSMHTGLEDRFYNYGKLAAFYRERARGGVGLIVTGGISPNRQGWLLPFGGTLNFLGDVPNHRKVTRAVHEEGGKIVLQILHAGRYGYQPFVVSASSIKSPISRFKPKALSEAGIEATIRAYARCAKLARMAGYDGVEVMGSEGYLLNQFLCARTNKRSDRWGGPIGHRMRLALEVVRRIRAEVGEDFIIMYRHSVLDLVEGGNTWDEVVATAKALEASGVNLLNTGYGWHEARIPTIVTSVPRAAFAQVAARLRREVNIPVVASNRINMPQEAEALLASGSADLVSMARPFLADPDFVLKAASGRSDEINTCIACNQACLDHTFSNRRATCLVNPRACHETELVYRKTAQAKRVAVVGAGPAGLSAATVAAERGHRVTLFDAQDRIGGQFNVAMRVPGKEEFAETIRYFGRRLALLGVEVRLNERVTREQLVAAGYDEVIVATGITVRKPRIEGVDHPKVLSYLDVLRYGKPVGRKVAIIGAGGIGFDMGEFLVHDPAVPLPVPAGHWMAEWGVDPSGGTPGGLVKPAPPHPPRQVWLLQRKSTRPGAGLGKTSGWVHRATLVRNGVTMLAGVSYEQIDDAGLHISVGGEARVLEVDNVVICAGQESLAELMPEQPINGGPRFHKIGGAALAAELDAKRAIREGAVLAAGL from the coding sequence ATGACTGCTACCGCCTATCCCCACCTGCTCGCCCCGCTCAACCTCGGCTTCACGCAACTGAAAAACCGCGTGATCATGGGCTCGATGCACACCGGGCTCGAAGACCGTTTCTACAACTACGGCAAGCTGGCCGCCTTCTACCGCGAACGCGCCCGCGGCGGCGTCGGCCTGATCGTCACCGGGGGCATCTCGCCCAACCGGCAAGGCTGGCTGCTGCCCTTCGGCGGCACCCTCAACTTCCTGGGCGACGTGCCCAACCACCGCAAGGTCACGCGCGCGGTGCACGAGGAGGGCGGCAAGATCGTGCTGCAGATCCTGCACGCGGGCCGCTACGGCTACCAGCCCTTCGTGGTCTCGGCCTCCAGCATCAAGTCGCCGATCTCGCGCTTCAAGCCCAAGGCCCTGAGCGAGGCCGGCATCGAGGCGACCATCCGCGCCTATGCGCGCTGCGCCAAACTGGCCAGGATGGCCGGCTACGACGGCGTCGAGGTGATGGGCAGCGAAGGCTATCTGCTCAACCAGTTCCTGTGCGCCCGCACCAACAAGCGTAGCGACCGCTGGGGCGGCCCGATCGGGCACCGCATGCGCCTGGCGCTCGAGGTGGTGCGCCGCATCCGCGCGGAGGTGGGCGAGGACTTCATCATCATGTACCGCCACTCGGTGCTCGACCTGGTCGAAGGCGGCAACACCTGGGACGAGGTGGTGGCCACCGCCAAGGCGCTGGAAGCGTCCGGCGTCAACTTGCTCAACACCGGCTACGGCTGGCACGAGGCGCGCATTCCCACCATCGTCACCTCGGTGCCGCGCGCGGCTTTCGCGCAGGTGGCGGCGCGGCTGCGCCGCGAGGTGAACATCCCGGTGGTGGCCTCGAACCGCATCAACATGCCGCAGGAGGCTGAAGCGCTGCTGGCTTCCGGCAGCGCCGACCTGGTCTCGATGGCGCGGCCCTTCCTGGCCGACCCGGATTTCGTGCTCAAGGCCGCGAGCGGGCGCAGCGACGAGATCAACACCTGCATCGCCTGCAACCAGGCCTGCCTTGACCACACCTTCTCCAACCGGCGCGCCACTTGCCTGGTCAACCCGCGCGCCTGCCACGAGACCGAGCTGGTCTACCGCAAGACGGCGCAGGCCAAGCGCGTGGCGGTGGTTGGCGCCGGGCCGGCGGGCCTGTCGGCGGCCACGGTCGCCGCCGAGCGCGGGCATCGCGTGACCCTGTTCGACGCCCAGGACCGCATTGGCGGCCAGTTCAACGTCGCCATGCGGGTGCCGGGCAAGGAGGAATTCGCCGAGACCATCCGCTACTTCGGCCGGCGCCTGGCCTTGCTGGGCGTGGAAGTGCGCCTGAACGAGCGCGTCACGCGCGAGCAGCTGGTCGCGGCCGGCTACGACGAGGTGATCGTGGCGACCGGGATCACGGTGCGCAAGCCGCGCATCGAGGGCGTCGATCATCCCAAGGTGCTGAGCTACCTGGACGTGCTGCGCTACGGCAAGCCGGTGGGGCGCAAGGTGGCCATCATCGGCGCGGGCGGAATCGGCTTCGACATGGGCGAGTTCCTGGTGCACGACCCGGCGGTGCCGCTGCCGGTGCCGGCCGGGCACTGGATGGCGGAGTGGGGCGTGGACCCCTCGGGCGGCACGCCGGGCGGCCTGGTCAAGCCGGCGCCGCCGCATCCGCCGCGCCAGGTCTGGCTGTTGCAGCGCAAGAGCACCCGGCCGGGGGCGGGCCTGGGCAAGACTTCCGGGTGGGTGCACCGGGCGACCCTGGTGCGCAATGGCGTGACCATGCTGGCCGGGGTGAGCTACGAGCAGATCGACGACGCGGGCCTGCACATCAGCGTGGGCGGCGAGGCGCGGGTGCTGGAGGTGGACAACGTGGTGATCTGCGCCGGGCAGGAGAGCCTGGCGGAGCTGATGCCGGAGCAGCCGATCAATGGCGGGCCGCGCTTCCACAAGATCGGCGGGGCGGCGCTGGCGGCGGAACTGGACGCGAAGAGGGCGATCCGGGAGGGGGCGGTGCTGGCGGCGGGGCTGTGA
- the minC gene encoding septum site-determining protein MinC yields MPKTTLPIEIKISTVVAISTILHSADPVAIDAALAQMTGGVSDFFEDEFAVIDVAAIAHEAPAIDWPALVGLLKKYRLNAVAVRGASPAMVDRIRAHGLALDDGSSGVRAPESAAQPPAPAPVPAPAPAPAPEPAPAPAAAPAPAPAPAPLAMIVDTPVRAGQRIYARGTDLIITAVVNNGAEIIADGSIHVYAPLNGRALAGADGNPNARIFALSMQPELVSIAGVYRTFDEGFPNEMSRQPAQIRLVGDRIDIQSLALAPSRA; encoded by the coding sequence ATGCCGAAAACCACGCTGCCCATCGAAATCAAGATCTCCACGGTCGTCGCCATCTCGACGATCCTGCACTCGGCCGATCCCGTGGCCATCGATGCGGCCCTGGCGCAGATGACCGGCGGGGTGTCGGACTTCTTCGAGGACGAGTTCGCGGTCATCGACGTGGCCGCGATCGCGCACGAGGCGCCGGCCATCGACTGGCCGGCCCTGGTGGGCCTGCTCAAGAAATACCGCCTGAACGCGGTGGCGGTGCGTGGCGCCAGCCCGGCGATGGTGGACAGGATCCGCGCCCATGGCCTGGCGCTGGACGACGGTTCGAGCGGCGTGCGCGCCCCAGAGAGCGCGGCCCAGCCGCCCGCCCCTGCTCCGGTCCCCGCACCCGCACCCGCCCCCGCCCCGGAACCGGCTCCCGCGCCCGCCGCGGCACCGGCGCCGGCGCCGGCGCCGGCGCCGCTGGCCATGATCGTCGACACCCCGGTGCGGGCCGGCCAGCGCATTTATGCGCGGGGCACCGACCTGATCATCACCGCGGTGGTGAACAATGGCGCGGAAATCATTGCCGACGGCAGCATCCACGTGTACGCGCCGCTCAACGGACGTGCGCTGGCGGGCGCAGACGGCAACCCGAACGCGCGTATCTTCGCGCTCTCGATGCAACCCGAGCTGGTGTCGATCGCCGGCGTGTACCGGACCTTCGACGAAGGCTTCCCCAACGAGATGTCGCGCCAGCCGGCCCAGATCCGGCTGGTCGGCGACCGGATCGACATCCAGTCGCTGGCGCTGGCGCCCTCGCGCGCCTGA
- a CDS encoding S41 family peptidase, protein MGSTFKNSCLVGLGAVAGVALSMQFSALAYKPVEESMPIAELRQLAEVVGVIKSTYVEPVEDKTLLSEAISGMVASLDPHSAYLDPRAYRELREGTEGRFVGLGIEILESDDGYVEIVSPIEDSPAYHAGIKEGDLITQIDDVSIQGMPIDEAIKRMRGEPGTKVTLTIARKDAPAPLRFTITRSEIIQKSVKARMVEPGYAWLRIAQFQEPTVDDMAAKLQALYRENPDMKGLVLDLRNDPGGLLQGAIGVAAAFLPKDAEIVSTNGQLADSKQRFYGRPEFYMLRSGADPLASLPAAFKTLPMVVLVNTGSASASEIVAGALQDYKRATILGSQTFGKGSVQTIRPIGRDAAVKLTTARYYTPAGRSIQARGILPDFPVDETAEGDGLNALRMREADLERHLSNDREQEVATRDEDIEEQMRLLAEARLRKPLDYGSADDFQLAQALRHLKGEKVQLSKRAGTTTLAQQDR, encoded by the coding sequence ATGGGCTCAACATTCAAGAATTCCTGTCTCGTCGGCCTCGGCGCGGTCGCCGGGGTTGCGCTGAGCATGCAGTTTTCGGCCCTGGCCTACAAGCCGGTCGAGGAAAGCATGCCGATCGCCGAACTGCGCCAGCTGGCCGAGGTCGTCGGCGTCATCAAATCCACCTACGTCGAACCGGTCGAGGACAAGACCCTGCTGTCGGAAGCGATTTCCGGCATGGTGGCCTCGCTCGACCCGCACTCCGCCTACCTCGACCCGCGCGCTTACCGCGAGCTGCGCGAAGGGACCGAGGGCCGCTTCGTCGGCCTCGGCATCGAGATCCTCGAGAGCGACGACGGCTACGTCGAAATCGTCTCCCCGATCGAGGATTCGCCGGCCTACCACGCCGGCATCAAGGAGGGCGACCTGATCACCCAGATCGACGACGTCTCGATCCAGGGCATGCCGATCGACGAGGCGATCAAGCGCATGCGCGGCGAGCCCGGCACCAAGGTGACCCTGACCATCGCCCGCAAGGACGCCCCTGCCCCGCTGCGCTTCACCATCACGCGCAGCGAAATCATCCAGAAAAGCGTGAAGGCCAGGATGGTGGAGCCGGGCTACGCCTGGCTGCGCATCGCCCAGTTCCAGGAACCGACCGTGGACGACATGGCCGCCAAGCTGCAGGCCCTGTACCGCGAGAACCCGGACATGAAGGGCCTGGTGCTGGACCTGCGCAACGACCCGGGCGGCCTGCTGCAGGGCGCGATCGGGGTCGCCGCCGCCTTCCTGCCCAAGGACGCCGAGATCGTCTCGACCAACGGCCAGCTGGCCGACTCCAAGCAGCGCTTCTACGGACGGCCCGAGTTCTACATGCTGCGCAGCGGCGCCGATCCGCTGGCCAGCCTGCCGGCCGCCTTCAAGACCCTGCCGATGGTGGTGCTGGTGAACACCGGCTCGGCCTCGGCCTCGGAAATCGTGGCCGGCGCCCTGCAGGACTACAAGCGCGCCACCATCCTCGGCAGCCAGACCTTCGGCAAGGGCTCGGTCCAGACCATCCGCCCGATCGGGCGCGACGCCGCCGTCAAGCTGACCACGGCGCGCTATTACACGCCCGCCGGGCGCTCGATCCAGGCCCGCGGCATCCTGCCCGACTTCCCGGTCGACGAAACCGCCGAGGGCGACGGCCTGAACGCCCTGCGCATGCGCGAGGCCGACCTCGAGCGCCACCTGTCGAACGACCGCGAGCAGGAAGTGGCCACCCGCGACGAGGACATCGAGGAGCAGATGCGCCTGCTGGCCGAGGCGCGCCTGCGCAAGCCGCTCGACTACGGCAGCGCGGACGACTTCCAGCTGGCCCAGGCCCTGCGCCACCTCAAGGGCGAGAAGGTCCAGCTTTCCAAGCGCGCCGGAACCACTACACTGGCGCAACAGGACCGCTGA
- the pip gene encoding prolyl aminopeptidase yields the protein MPVTPPSLFPPIQPIRHGMLAVDELHTIYWEEVGNPEGIPVVFLHGGPGAGLSPQHRRFFDPRTYRVILFDQRGAGKSTPLGEWRNNTTQLLIEDIERLRVKFGIERWLVFGGSWGSTLALAYGQAHPERCLGFVLRGIFLCTKAEVEWFIEGVRWFYPELYEEFRAPIPEEERGDLLGAYARRLLCQDPEVYWPAARAWSRFEGRRVFLLPQPEEVSSDTLDLGVGRLESHYMLHGAFLEEDQLVREVGRIAHLPAVIVQGRYDVICPPLSAHRLHAAWPGAKLHMIPDAGHGALETGIAGALVAATESFKRHGRFD from the coding sequence ATGCCCGTCACGCCGCCCTCGCTGTTCCCGCCGATCCAACCCATCCGCCACGGCATGCTCGCCGTCGACGAGCTGCACACGATCTATTGGGAAGAGGTCGGCAACCCCGAGGGCATCCCGGTGGTGTTCCTGCACGGCGGGCCGGGCGCCGGCCTGTCGCCCCAGCACCGCCGCTTCTTCGATCCGCGCACCTACCGCGTAATCCTGTTCGACCAGCGCGGCGCCGGCAAGTCGACCCCCTTGGGCGAATGGCGCAACAACACCACCCAGCTCCTGATCGAGGACATCGAGCGTCTGCGCGTGAAATTCGGCATCGAGCGCTGGCTGGTGTTCGGCGGCTCCTGGGGCTCGACCCTGGCGCTGGCCTACGGCCAGGCCCATCCCGAGCGCTGCCTCGGCTTCGTGCTGCGCGGGATCTTCCTGTGCACCAAGGCCGAAGTCGAGTGGTTCATCGAGGGCGTGCGCTGGTTCTACCCCGAGCTGTACGAGGAATTCCGGGCCCCGATCCCGGAGGAGGAGCGCGGCGACCTGCTGGGCGCCTATGCGCGCCGCCTGCTGTGCCAGGACCCCGAGGTCTACTGGCCGGCCGCGCGCGCCTGGAGCCGCTTCGAGGGCCGGCGCGTGTTCCTGCTGCCCCAGCCCGAGGAAGTCTCGTCCGACACCCTCGACCTGGGCGTGGGCCGGCTCGAATCGCACTACATGCTGCACGGCGCCTTCCTCGAGGAAGACCAGCTGGTGCGCGAGGTCGGCCGGATCGCCCACCTGCCGGCCGTGATCGTCCAGGGCCGCTACGACGTGATCTGCCCGCCGCTCTCGGCCCACCGCCTGCACGCGGCCTGGCCCGGCGCCAAACTGCACATGATTCCAGATGCCGGCCATGGCGCGCTCGAGACTGGCATCGCGGGCGCCCTGGTGGCGGCCACCGAGAGCTTCAAGCGCCACGGCCGCTTCGATTGA
- a CDS encoding DUF2721 domain-containing protein → MNIQISDIGHVIQLAIAPVFLLTGVATKLTVLTNRLARIIDRTRVLEDRLKVSPNGEYAAELETLYQRSHLINYAITSSTACGLLVCVVIAMLFLGDTTNLPLDQYIAACFVFAMLGLISSFIYFLREIFIASRFMRQQHLQSLTQQVR, encoded by the coding sequence ATGAATATCCAGATCAGCGACATCGGCCATGTCATCCAGCTGGCGATCGCGCCCGTCTTCCTGCTCACCGGCGTGGCGACCAAGCTCACGGTCCTGACCAATCGCCTGGCGCGCATCATCGACCGCACCCGCGTGCTCGAAGACCGGCTCAAGGTCAGCCCCAACGGCGAATACGCGGCCGAACTGGAAACCCTGTACCAGCGCTCGCACCTGATCAACTACGCGATCACCTCCAGCACCGCCTGCGGCCTGCTGGTGTGCGTGGTCATCGCCATGCTGTTCCTGGGAGACACCACCAACCTGCCGCTCGACCAGTACATCGCCGCCTGCTTCGTGTTCGCGATGCTGGGCCTGATCAGCAGCTTCATTTATTTCCTGCGCGAGATCTTCATCGCCTCGCGCTTCATGCGCCAGCAGCACCTGCAGTCGCTGACCCAGCAGGTCCGCTAG
- the phbB gene encoding acetoacetyl-CoA reductase yields the protein MARVALVTGGMGGLGEAVCIKLAALGYTVVTTFSPGSKKADTWLSSMREQGYDFKAYACDVSDYDSAQECVRQVVQDVGPVDVLVNNAGITRDMTFKKMDKVNWDAVMKTNLDSVFNMTKPVCDGMVERGWGRIINISSVNGQKGAFGQTNYSAAKAGMHGFTKALALEVARKGVTVNTISPGYIGTKMVMDIPSEVLETKIIPQIPMGRLGKPEEVAGLVAYLSSDEAAFVTGANIAINGGQHMS from the coding sequence ATGGCTAGAGTAGCATTAGTGACGGGCGGCATGGGCGGTCTGGGCGAAGCGGTGTGCATCAAGCTGGCTGCCCTCGGATACACGGTCGTTACTACTTTTTCCCCGGGCAGCAAGAAGGCCGATACCTGGCTGAGCAGCATGCGCGAGCAGGGCTATGACTTCAAGGCCTATGCCTGCGACGTGTCGGACTACGACTCGGCCCAGGAGTGCGTGCGCCAGGTGGTGCAGGACGTCGGCCCGGTCGACGTGCTGGTCAACAATGCCGGCATCACCCGCGACATGACCTTCAAGAAGATGGACAAGGTCAACTGGGATGCGGTCATGAAGACCAATCTGGACTCGGTCTTCAACATGACCAAGCCGGTTTGCGACGGCATGGTCGAGCGTGGCTGGGGCCGCATCATCAACATCTCGTCGGTGAACGGCCAGAAGGGCGCTTTCGGCCAGACCAACTACTCGGCGGCCAAGGCCGGCATGCACGGCTTCACCAAGGCGCTGGCGCTGGAAGTGGCGCGCAAGGGCGTGACCGTGAACACCATCTCGCCGGGCTACATCGGCACCAAGATGGTGATGGACATCCCGAGCGAAGTCCTGGAAACCAAGATCATCCCGCAGATTCCGATGGGCCGCCTGGGCAAGCCGGAAGAAGTGGCTGGCCTGGTGGCCTACCTGTCCTCGGACGAGGCGGCATTCGTTACCGGCGCCAACATCGCCATCAACGGCGGCCAGCACATGTCCTGA
- a CDS encoding amino acid deaminase, with the protein MNALPHGGLALSDLDEQLLLPGTKGLPLRESLRQGAIGVQGWNVLRADTSFPVAVLKDSALRHNLDWMRRFCERHRVTLAPHGKTTMSPQLFGAQLANGAWGITLATATQVQVAHRFGVRRVLLANQLVAPADIAAVLSLLHEDPDFDCIVLADSPAGAERLAKAVQAQRLARPLPVLVELGLAGKRAGCRTPDAALALARQVAALEGLVLAGFEGYEGLLATEDREADVRAVNAFLEQLVALVRAADGERLFGAAEILLSAGGSSYFDLVARGFAAVDGLSRPVRAVLRSGCYLTSDHGTYLRHTAEIEAREHSQEEGLRPALEVWSMVQSRPEPTLAILTMGKRDASYDADLPVPLATHRPGGEAAAPTPLPPGCAIVKLNDQHAYLRLPEGDPICESLAVGDLVGCGISHPCTTFDKWQLLLAVDDAYTVRYALNTFF; encoded by the coding sequence ATGAACGCTCTACCCCACGGCGGCCTTGCCCTCTCCGACCTCGACGAACAACTCCTGCTCCCCGGCACCAAGGGCCTGCCCCTGCGCGAATCCCTGCGCCAGGGCGCCATCGGCGTCCAGGGCTGGAATGTGCTGCGCGCCGACACCAGCTTCCCGGTCGCCGTGCTCAAGGACTCCGCCCTGCGCCACAACCTCGACTGGATGCGCCGCTTCTGCGAACGGCACCGGGTGACCCTCGCCCCGCACGGCAAGACCACCATGAGCCCCCAGCTGTTCGGCGCCCAGCTCGCCAACGGCGCCTGGGGCATCACCCTGGCCACCGCCACCCAGGTCCAGGTCGCGCACCGCTTCGGCGTGCGCCGCGTGCTGCTGGCCAACCAGCTGGTCGCGCCCGCCGACATCGCCGCCGTGCTGTCCCTGCTGCACGAAGATCCGGACTTCGACTGCATCGTGCTGGCCGATTCCCCGGCCGGCGCCGAGCGCCTCGCCAAGGCCGTCCAGGCGCAGCGCCTGGCGCGGCCGCTGCCGGTGCTGGTCGAGCTCGGCCTGGCCGGCAAGCGCGCCGGCTGCCGCACGCCTGACGCCGCGCTGGCGCTGGCGCGCCAGGTGGCCGCCCTCGAGGGCCTGGTGCTGGCCGGCTTCGAGGGTTACGAAGGCCTGCTGGCGACCGAGGACCGCGAGGCCGACGTGCGCGCGGTGAACGCCTTCCTCGAGCAACTGGTCGCTCTGGTGCGCGCGGCCGACGGCGAGCGCCTGTTCGGCGCCGCCGAGATCCTGCTCTCGGCCGGTGGCTCGTCCTATTTCGACCTGGTGGCGCGCGGCTTCGCGGCCGTGGATGGCTTGTCGCGCCCGGTACGCGCCGTGCTGCGCAGCGGCTGCTACCTGACATCGGACCACGGCACCTATCTGCGCCACACGGCGGAGATCGAGGCGCGCGAGCACAGCCAGGAGGAAGGCCTGCGCCCGGCGCTGGAAGTCTGGAGCATGGTGCAGTCGCGTCCCGAGCCGACCCTCGCGATCCTGACCATGGGCAAGCGCGACGCCTCCTACGACGCCGACCTGCCGGTCCCGCTCGCCACCCATCGTCCCGGGGGCGAGGCCGCCGCACCCACCCCGCTGCCGCCGGGCTGCGCCATCGTCAAGCTCAACGACCAGCACGCCTACCTGCGCCTGCCGGAAGGCGACCCCATCTGCGAGTCGCTGGCGGTGGGCGACCTGGTCGGCTGCGGCATCTCGCATCCCTGCACCACCTTCGACAAGTGGCAGTTGCTGCTGGCGGTGGACGACGCCTACACGGTGCGCTACGCGCTCAACACCTTCTTCTGA
- a CDS encoding acetyl-CoA C-acetyltransferase gives MEDVVIVAAGRTAVGKFGGTLAKIPAAELGAQVIRHLLGKTGIDPATVSEVIMGQVLTAGVGQNPARQAALKSGLPDMVPAYTINKVCGSGLKATHLATQAIRCGDASIVIAGGQENMSASPHVLAGSRDGFRMGDAKLVDTMIVDGLWDVYNQYHMGVTAENVARKYEISRAEQDEFALQSQLKAEAAQKAGRFKDEIIPIEIPSKKGPTVFDTDEYPKHGTTLEALSSLRPAFNKEGTVTAGNASGLNDGAAAVIMMSASKARELGLTPLARIKAYSSAGLDPSIMGMGPVSASRLCLQKAGWRHEDVDLMEINEAFAAQAVAVNKEMGWDTSKINVNGGAIALGHPIGASGCRVLVTLLHEMQRRDAKRGLASLCIGGGMGVALAVERD, from the coding sequence ATGGAAGATGTAGTCATCGTGGCCGCCGGCCGCACCGCAGTCGGCAAATTCGGCGGCACGCTCGCCAAGATCCCCGCCGCCGAGCTGGGGGCGCAAGTGATCCGGCACCTGCTGGGCAAGACGGGCATCGATCCCGCCACCGTCAGCGAAGTCATCATGGGCCAGGTCCTCACCGCCGGCGTCGGCCAGAACCCGGCGCGCCAGGCCGCGCTCAAGAGCGGCCTGCCCGACATGGTCCCGGCCTACACCATCAACAAGGTTTGCGGCAGCGGCCTGAAGGCCACCCATCTCGCCACCCAGGCGATCCGCTGCGGCGACGCCAGCATCGTCATCGCCGGCGGCCAGGAAAACATGAGCGCCTCGCCGCACGTGCTGGCCGGCTCGCGCGACGGCTTCCGCATGGGCGACGCCAAGCTGGTCGACACGATGATCGTCGACGGCCTGTGGGACGTCTACAACCAGTACCACATGGGCGTCACCGCCGAGAACGTCGCGCGCAAGTACGAGATCTCGCGCGCCGAACAGGACGAATTCGCGCTGCAGTCGCAGCTGAAGGCCGAGGCGGCCCAGAAGGCAGGCCGCTTCAAGGACGAGATCATCCCGATCGAGATCCCGTCCAAGAAGGGCCCGACCGTGTTCGACACCGACGAGTATCCGAAGCACGGCACCACCCTCGAAGCCCTGTCCAGCCTGCGCCCCGCCTTCAACAAGGAGGGCACTGTCACCGCCGGCAACGCCTCCGGCCTGAACGACGGCGCCGCCGCCGTCATCATGATGAGCGCCTCCAAGGCGCGCGAACTGGGCCTGACCCCGCTGGCGCGCATCAAGGCCTATTCCTCGGCCGGCCTCGACCCGTCGATCATGGGCATGGGCCCGGTCTCGGCCTCGCGCCTGTGCCTGCAGAAGGCCGGCTGGCGCCACGAAGACGTGGACCTGATGGAAATCAACGAAGCCTTCGCCGCCCAGGCCGTCGCCGTCAACAAGGAAATGGGCTGGGACACCTCCAAGATCAACGTGAACGGCGGCGCGATCGCGCTGGGCCACCCTATCGGCGCCTCGGGCTGCCGCGTGCTGGTCACCCTGCTGCACGAAATGCAACGCCGCGACGCCAAGCGCGGCCTGGCCAGCCTGTGCATCGGCGGCGGCATGGGCGTGGCGCTGGCGGTCGAACGCGACTGA